Sequence from the Egibacter rhizosphaerae genome:
CGCGGTCCTCGACGGCGGGCTGGAGGGCTGGGACGTTCCGCTCGCCAGCGGGGAGGAGCCGGTCGAGCGGGGCGACCTCGTCGCCCGGCCCCGCCGGGACGATCTCGTCGACCGCGACGACGTCGCAGCTCGCCTGGGGGAGCCGGGGCGGGTGCTGCTCGACAGCCGGGCGCCGGCCCGCTTCCGGGGAGAGCACGAACCGATGGACCCGGTCGCCGGCCACATCCCCGGCGCCCGCAACGTCCCTCTCGACGAGGCGCTGCCGGCCGACGTGGCCGATCCCGACACCGAGATCGTGGCGTACTGCGGCTCCGGGGTCAGTGCCTGTGCGCTGCTGGTGCGCCTCGCGGCCGCGGGGCGGGACGACGCGAAGCTCTACGCGGGATCGTGGAGCGACTGGTCGGCGCACGACCTCCCGGTCGCCACGGGTGAGGACACCTGACGAGAACGCCGGAAGGCGCAGGAGCCCCGACGGCAGGGCAGCAGCGGACGGCAGGGCAGCTGCGGACCGCAGGGCAACCCCGGACGGTGCGACAGCCTCGGACCGTCTCAGTCGGCGAGACTCGCTCCCGAGATCACGATCGCGCCGACCGCGGCGAGCGCCACGAGCTGCGCGGCGAGGAACGCGTGGCGGGTCCGGCCCGCTCGGGCGCTGACGGCGGCCGCGCCCAGGGCGGCGAGCGCGAACGCCGGCAGGCCGACCCTCACGGCGAGCGGGAGGTCGACGGGGCCGACCGCGGCGACGACCGCCCCCGCTGCGAGCGCGCCGGCGCCCACCCCCAGGGTCGGCCCGGTGCCCAGGCGTTGCGGCAGGCCGTACACGCCGCGCGCACGATCGTCGGCCAGGTCGGGCAGCGCGTTGAGGAAGTGCGCCCCGGTGCCCATCAGTGCCCCGGCTGCCAGAAGCCAGGGGGGAGGCGGCACCGGCGGTTCGAGGGCGAGCAGCACGAGCGCGCCCGGCACGAGTGCGAAGGCGAGGGCGTACGGCACCGGGCTCGCGGGGCTGCCCTTGAACCAGAGGTTGTAGGCCAGACCCGCGGCGACACCGGTGAGATGGGCCGCGGCCGCCGGCCCGCCGAGCGGCAGGCTCATCGCGACCGCCGCCGCGCCCGCGGTCGCCGCGCCGATGCCGATACCGAGGCGCGAGGCGTCACCGGCCACGATCGGCTTCTCGTCGCGCCCGGCCGCCCGGTCGCGCTCGGCGTCCACCGCGTCGTTCGTCCACCCGATGCACGCCTGGCCCGCGAGGACCGCGGCCGCGACGAGTGCCGCGCGCGCGCCATGCCCGACCGCGAGGGCGAGCAGCAACGTGAGCGTGGTGACCACCAGCGTCGGCGCGAGGTGTGTCGCGTGGGCGAAGGCGATCGCGCGACGCCGGGGGGGACGGGCAGGGGCCATGCGCCGCAGTCTCGCGCAGTCGGCGCGCGACGCGCGGTCGTGGTGGCTAGCCTCGGCGTCCGCGCGGCGCGTCGCCGCGCACACCGCCGACGCGACGAGGGAGACGAGCCACCGTGAAGCCCTTCGGCCGGTACCGCACCCACGGGGCGGGCACGCTGCGCGACGAGCACGATGGCGAGACCGTGACCCTGGCCGGATGGGTCGACCGACGACGGGACCACGGCGGCGTCGCCTTCCTGGACCTGCGCGACGCGAGCGGCATCGTGCAGGTCGTCGCCGATGCCGGCGAGGGCGAGGCGGAGGAGGTCCTCGCGGCCGCGCACGACGTGCGCGGCGAGTGGGTGGTGCAGGTGCGCGGGACCGTGCGCCGGCGGCCCGAGGGGATGGCGAACCCCGAGCTCGCGACCGGCGCCGTGGAGGTGGCGGCCGAGTCGCTCGACGTGCTCGCGGTCGCCGAGACCCCGCCCTTCCCGCTCACCGAGCGCGTCGAGACGGACGAGAACCTCCGCCTCGAGCACCGCTACCTCGACCTGCGCCGCCCGGGCGTCGGCGACGCGATCCGGCTGCGCGCGCGGATCACGAGCGTGATCCGCGAGGTCATGGAGCGCCACGGGTTCCTGGACATCGAGACCCCGATGCTGACGCGCTCCACCCCGGAGGGCGCGCGCGACTTCCTCGTGCCCAGCCGCCTGCAGCCCGGCAGCGTGTACGCGCTGCCGCAGTCGCCCCAGCTGTTCAAGCAGTTGCTCATGGTCGCGGGCCTCGAGCGCTACTACCAGATCGTGCGCTGCTTCCGCGACGAGGACCTGCGAGCCGACCGCCAGCCCGAGTTCACCCAGCTCGACGTGGAGGCCAGCTTCGTCGACGAGGAGGACCTCTACGGGCTCGTCGAGGAGCTGATGGCGACGCTGTGGGAGCGCGTCCTCGGCGTCGAGATCCCGACGCCGTTCCCGCGCATCACCTACGAGGCCGCGTTCGCCCGGTACGGCACCGACGCGCCGGACACCCGCTTCGACCTGCGCCTCACCGACCTCGGGGAGGTCTTCAGCGGGACCGAGGTGGGGGTGTTCCGCAGCGCGCTCGACGAGGGCGGCTCGGTCATCGGTTGGCGTCTGCCCGACGGGGGGCAGCTCTCGCGCAAACAGTTCGACGGATGGGTCGAGTTCGCCCAGCGGCGCGGGGCGAAGGGGCTCGCGTGGGGCGTGGTCGAGTCCGGCGAGGGCGGATCGGGTCCCGCGCTGCGCAGCCCGCTCTCGAAGTTCATGGCCGACGACGAGATCACCGCGCTGCTCGTCGCCACGCAGGCCCGCCTGGGGGACGCGATCTTCTTCGGGGCGGGCCCCACGCGGCAGACCCAGGAGCTGATGGGCGCACTGCGGGTCGCCGCGGCCCGCGAGCACGAGCTCGTCCCCGCCGGCAAGTGGGCCTTCACGTGGGTGACCGAGGCGCCGGTCGTCGAGTGGAACGTGGACGAGGCGCGCTGGGAGGCGGTCCACCATCCGTTCACCGCGCCGACCGACGACAGCCTGCACAAGCTCGAGGCCGATCCCGCGGCAGCGCGGGCGCGCGCGTACGACCTCGTGCTCAACGGGACCGAGCTCGGCGGGGGGTCGATCCGTATCCACCGGCGCGACACCCAGGAGCGGGTGTTCGACCTGCTCGGCGTCGGGCACGAGGAGGCCCGCGAGAAGTTCGGGTTCCTGCTCGACGCGCTCGCCTACGGTGCGCCCCCGCACGGTGGCATCGCGTTCGGGCTCGACCGTCTCGCCATGCTGATGGCCGACAAGCGCAGCCTCCGCGACGTGATCGCGTTCCCCAAGACCCAGAGCGGCTCCGACCCGTTGACGTCCGCGCCCGCGCCGGTCGATGCCGCGCAGCTACGTGACTTGGGTCTCAGGACCCTGCCCAAGGAGTAGCGCCGCGGTGATCGGGGCCGCGCGACCCTCCGCGGTATCGGCGCCGCCGGGTTCGACGGCTCCGGCCGCTCCCGATCGCTGGGCGCTCGCGGCCGGGGCCGTGCCCGCGTTGGTGGTGCTCGTGATGTGGCCCGGCCTCGAGAACCCGTTCCTCACGCCGAAGGCCGTGCTCGCGGTGCTGGGGGGACTGGGCCTGGCCGCCGCGGTCGCATTCGGCGGGCTGCGGGGAGGACGGGTGCACCGTCCACGGGGCGTGCTGCTCGTGGTGGTCGCCGCCCACGCGGCCGCGCTCGTCACGGCGGCCGCGGCGCACGAGCGGCCGCTGCTCGCCACGGTCGGACACGCGGGCCGCCATCTGGGCCTCGCGGTCGCGCTCGCCGCGCTCGTGCTGCTGCTCGCCGCCATCGTGGCGGGCCGCCGCGCGCCGCTGACCGCGATCGCGCCGCTGCTCGTCGCCGCGATCCCGGCGATCGGCTACGCGATCGTGCAGGCGATCGGTGCCGACCCGTTCCCCTGGGCGCTGGTGGAGGGCGGCCCGCCGGTGTTCGCGTTCCTCGGCAACACCAACTTCTTCTCG
This genomic interval carries:
- a CDS encoding sulfurtransferase, which codes for MTTDPLPPSVPTPLVDAAWLAAHRDEVHVVDCQYVLGEPGEGRRRYLAGHIPKAAFLSLEEDLSAPEGPGRNPLPSIDAFVESARRAGIGDDRPVVAYDQAMVGSAARLWWLLRHVGKEDVAVLDGGLEGWDVPLASGEEPVERGDLVARPRRDDLVDRDDVAARLGEPGRVLLDSRAPARFRGEHEPMDPVAGHIPGARNVPLDEALPADVADPDTEIVAYCGSGVSACALLVRLAAAGRDDAKLYAGSWSDWSAHDLPVATGEDT
- the aspS gene encoding aspartate--tRNA ligase, producing the protein MKPFGRYRTHGAGTLRDEHDGETVTLAGWVDRRRDHGGVAFLDLRDASGIVQVVADAGEGEAEEVLAAAHDVRGEWVVQVRGTVRRRPEGMANPELATGAVEVAAESLDVLAVAETPPFPLTERVETDENLRLEHRYLDLRRPGVGDAIRLRARITSVIREVMERHGFLDIETPMLTRSTPEGARDFLVPSRLQPGSVYALPQSPQLFKQLLMVAGLERYYQIVRCFRDEDLRADRQPEFTQLDVEASFVDEEDLYGLVEELMATLWERVLGVEIPTPFPRITYEAAFARYGTDAPDTRFDLRLTDLGEVFSGTEVGVFRSALDEGGSVIGWRLPDGGQLSRKQFDGWVEFAQRRGAKGLAWGVVESGEGGSGPALRSPLSKFMADDEITALLVATQARLGDAIFFGAGPTRQTQELMGALRVAAAREHELVPAGKWAFTWVTEAPVVEWNVDEARWEAVHHPFTAPTDDSLHKLEADPAAARARAYDLVLNGTELGGGSIRIHRRDTQERVFDLLGVGHEEAREKFGFLLDALAYGAPPHGGIAFGLDRLAMLMADKRSLRDVIAFPKTQSGSDPLTSAPAPVDAAQLRDLGLRTLPKE
- a CDS encoding UbiA family prenyltransferase — translated: MAPARPPRRRAIAFAHATHLAPTLVVTTLTLLLALAVGHGARAALVAAAVLAGQACIGWTNDAVDAERDRAAGRDEKPIVAGDASRLGIGIGAATAGAAAVAMSLPLGGPAAAAHLTGVAAGLAYNLWFKGSPASPVPYALAFALVPGALVLLALEPPVPPPPWLLAAGALMGTGAHFLNALPDLADDRARGVYGLPQRLGTGPTLGVGAGALAAGAVVAAVGPVDLPLAVRVGLPAFALAALGAAAVSARAGRTRHAFLAAQLVALAAVGAIVISGASLAD